One Myotis daubentonii chromosome 3, mMyoDau2.1, whole genome shotgun sequence genomic window carries:
- the ROPN1 gene encoding ropporin-1A produces the protein MPQTDKQICIPPELPELLKQFTKAAIRTQPPDLIQWAADYFGAMCRGEIPSVRERSEPVPSSNWAELTPELLKILHARVGGRLIVHVEELAQMWKVLSLPTELFNSVMNVGRFTEEIEWLKFLALACSSLGVTISKTLQIACEVLSCDHDSGPARIPFSTFQFLYTYIAEVDGEISASHVSRMLNYIEQEVIGPDGLIKVVDFTQNPRVRLE, from the exons ATGCCTCAGACCGATAAGCAAATATGCATTCCCCCGGAGCTGCCGGAATTGCTGAAGCAATTTACCAAAGCTGCAATCCGGACCCAGCCACCAGATCTCATCCAGTGGGCTGCGGA TTATTTTGGGGCTATGTGCCGCGGAGAGATTCCTTCAGTGAGAGAGCGGTCTGAGCCAGTCCCTTCGTCTAACTGGGCAGAGCTTACACCTGAGCTGTTGAAGATCCTGCATGCGAGG GTTGGGGGCAGACTGATTGTCCATGTCGAAGAGCTGGCCCAAATGTGGAAGGTGCTGAGTCTCCCAACAGAGCTGTTTAATAGTGTGATGAATGTGGGCCGCTTCACGGAGGAGATTGAGTGGCTGAAGTTTTTAGCCCTTGCTTGCAGCTCTCTTGGTGTT ACCATTTCCAAAACTCTCCAGATAGCATGTGAAGTTTTATCATGTGACCATGATTCTGGACCTGCCCGGATCCCTTTCAGCACCTTCCAGTTTCTCTACACATATATTGCTGAAGTGGACGGCGAGATCTCTGCATCACACGTCAGCCGAATGCTGAACTACATTGAACAGGAAGT aATTGGTCCTGATGGTTTAATCAAGGTGGTTGACTTTACTCAAAACCCAAGGGTTCGGCTGGAGTAA